The genomic window CGTCGAGCTGCTCGGCGACCCGGACGGAGGTCTCGACGGTCCAGGCCCCGTTGGGGTCCAGGCGCAGGGGCAGGTCGGGGAACTCCGCGCGCAGGGCCCGGATCGCCTCGACCTCCTGCTCGGGCGGGAACACCCCGCCCTTGAGCTTGACGGCGGTGAACCCGAACTCGTCGACCATGCGCCGGACCTGCGCGACGACGCCCGCGGGGTCCAGGGCGGCGCCCCACTCGTCGTCGGGCCCGCCGGGGTGGGCGGCCCACTTGTAGAACGCGTAGGCGCTGTACGCGACCTCCTCGCGCACGGCCCCGCCGAGCAGGTCGCTGACGGGGCGGCCCACGAGCCGGCCCTGCACGTCGAGGGCGGCGACCTCGAAGGGGGAGAAGACGCGGTCGGCGGTGTTCGACGTCGTGATCTGCAGCCCCATGCCGTGCCCGCCGGAGGTGTCGGCGGGCAGGGAGTCGACGACCTCGCGGGCCATGGCGTGCAGGTCGAAGACGTCGACGCCCTTCAGCCGCGCGGCGGCCGCGCGCAGGCGGTCCAGGTGGGCGGCGTCGCCGTAGCTCTCCCCGAGGCCCGTGACCCCGTCCTCGGTGCGGACCTCCACGACGCTGCGCAGCGCGAAGGGTTCGTGGACGCCGACGTTGTTCAGCAGGGGCAGGTCGCGGAAGGCGACCGGGGTGATCTCGACGTGCGTGATGCGGCTGGGCATGGCGGTGTGCTCCGGGGGCGTCGTCGGCTGGAGGTGACGGCATCGTGTCACACGTCCACATCCGCGGACAATGGACGCGGACGTGACGGGCGAGCACGGCGACCGGTTGCCGTCCCATGCGTCCCGGGGAGTACGGTGGTCCCGTGGCTCGTCTGGAGAACCTCCTCCTTCGTCGCCGCGGCGGGGCCAGCTAGGCCGGTCTCCCCGTCGCGGGACCTCGTCGTGCGCGCCGGCCGCCACACCGCCCCGCCTCTGAGGAGATGACGATGCACAACCCCCAGACGTCCAGCCCGATGCCGTTCCACAAGTACGTGCCCTTCCACGAGCAGATCACCGTCGACCTGCCCGACCGGACGTGGCCGACCAAGCGCATCGAGAAGGCGCCGCGCTGGTGCGCGGTCGACCTGCGCGACGGCAACCAGGCCCTCATCGACCCGATGAACGCCGAGCGCAAGCTGCGCATGTTCAACCTGCTCGTGCAGATGGGCTACAAGGACATCGAGGTCGGCTTCCCGTCGGCCTCGCAGACGGACTTCGACTTCGTCCGCACCCTGATCGAGAACGACCTGATCCCCGACGACGTCCGCATCCAGGTGCTGACCCAGGCGCGCGAGCACCTCATCGAGCGCACCTACGAGTCGCTGCGCGGGGCGAAGCAGGCGATCGTCCACCTCTACAACTCGACCTCGGTGCTGCAGCGGCGCGTCGTGTTCGGCTCCGACGAGGACGGCATCGTCGACCTGGCCCTGCAGGGCGCGCGGCTGTGCCGCAAGTTCGAGGAGACCACCCCCGAGACGACGGTCTACTACGAGTACTCCCCGGAGTCCTACACGGGCACCGAGCTGGAGTTCGCGGCGCGCATCTGCAACGCCGTCGTCGAGGTGTTCGAGCCCACCGCCGAGCGCAACGTCATCGTCAACCTGCCCGCCACGGTGGAGATGACGACCCCCAACGTCTACGCCGACTCGATCGAGTGGATGTCGCGGCACCTGAACCACCGCGAGCACGTCATCCTGTCCCTGCACCCGCACAACGACCGCGGCACCGGCGTGGCCGCGGCCGAGCTCGGCTACCTGGCCGGCGCCGACCGCATCGAGGGTTGCCTGTTCGGCAACGGCGAGCGCACCGGCAACGTCGACCTGGTCACCCTGGGCATGAACCTGTTCAGCCAGGGCATCGACCCGCAGATCGACTTCTCCGACATCGACCACGTGCGCCGCACCGTCGAGCACTGCAACCAGCTGCCCGTCGGCGAGCGCGTGCCCTACGGCGGCGACCTGGTCTTCACGGCCTTCTCCGGCTCCCACCAGGACGCCATCAAGAAGGGCCTGGAGGCCATGGAGCGCGACGCGGCCGCCGCCGGCAAGGGCGTCGACGAGATCCCGTGGGCCGTGCCGTACCTGCCCATCGACCCCAAGGACGTCGGCCGCTCCTACGAGGCCGTCATCCGGGTGAACTCCCAGTCCGGCAAGGGCGGGGTCGCCTACCTGCTGAAGGCCGAGCACCAGCTCGACCTGCCGCGCCGCCTGCAGATCGAGTTCTCCCGCGTCATCCAGGAACGCACCGACGCCGAGGGCGGCGAGGTCTCGGCGAAGCAGATCTTCGACGTGTTCTCCGACGAGTACCTGCCCTCGACGACGGGCACCCCCGAGTGGGGCCGCTTCGCGCTGCGCGGCACGCGCTCGGTCAGCGTCGCCGGCGGGGCCGACACCCTGGAGGTCGACCTCTACGACGGCGGCGAGACCGCCACGGTGCAGGGGACGGGCAACGGCCCGATCGCGGCCTTCTGCTCCGCGCTGCACGAGCGCGGCGTCGACGTCCGCGTCCTGGACTACGCCGAGCACGCCCTGTCCGCCGGCGGGGACGCCCTGGCGGCGGCCTACGTCGAGTGCGCCGTCGAGGGGCGCGTCCTGTGGGGCGTGGGCATCGACCACAACATCACCACGGCCTCCCTGAAGGCCATCGTCTCGGCCGTCAACCGCGCCCTGCGCTGATCGGCCCCGCCCGACGTCCCTCGCCTCGTGATCTTGCACCGTGTAGCGTGCGGGACCACGAGGCGAACGTCGGGGTCGACGGAGTCCGCTCCCGCAGTGCCGCGCGAAACGTTAGGATCGGTCACTACGCGTGATCGGCGCGACGGGTGAGGGGTGTGGGGCGCGATGGGCACGGACCTCGAGGTCGTCGGCCCCTTCGGACCGTTCGACGTCCTCGCGGAGTGGTCCCACCAGCTCTACCTCGACGGGTTCGGGGAACGGGCGATCCTCGCCAGCCGCGAGGCCCTCGCCTTCGTCGAGGCCGCCGGGGACGAGCGCACCGCCCGCTACCTGCAGTTCATCGCCGGCGTCGCCCTGCACCAGCTCGGCCGCGCCGCCGAGGCCAGCGAGGAGGCCGGCCGGCTCCTGCGCCGCCTCGGCACCGGCGCCGACCCCGTCTGGCGCGCCAAGGCCCTGGCACTGCTCGCCGAGTCCCGCGTCGACCTCGGCATGACCGCGCTGGCGATGGACCACCTCGCCGAGGGCAAGCTCATCGTCTCCGCCCAGCGCATCCGCACCTACGACCACCTGTCCGCCACGATGTCCGTGGCGCTCGCGCTCAACGCCCTCGCCCTGTTCGAGCCCGCCGACGAGCTCATGGTCCAGATGCTGGCCCTGACGTTCCCGCCGGCCCGCGTCCGGCTCAACGTCGCCCAGGAAGCCGCCGTGCTGCAGGCGTCCTGGGCCTCCATGCTCGAGGTCGCCGGCCGCGCCGAGGAGGCCCGGCCGCACTACGCCGAAGCCCTCGCCCGCGCCGCCCGCATGCGCCAGCTCGCCGTCGAGGCCGACTACCCCGAGATGCACGCGCGGGCCGAGGCCATCGAGGCGTTCGCCCTGCAGCGCACCGGCGACGTCGGCCTCGGCCTGGCCCGCCTGCGGCCCGCGATGGCCGCCTTCCGGCTGCGCGAGGAACTGGCCGAGACCCAGATCGCCCGCATCGCCCTGGCCATGGCGACCTCCGACGCCGGCGACCCCGACGCCGCCGCCGAGCTCCTCACCGCCGTCCAGCGCGTCTCCTCCGCCACCCAGCTCGACGTGTGGGGGTTGACCGCGCTCGCCGTCCGGGCCCGCAACGCCGTCGTGCGCGACGGGCGCAGCGAGGCGGCCGACGCCCTCGAGCAGCTCGCCCAGGTGTCCCTGGCCCGGTTGTGGGAGGACCGCCACTCCCGCTTCGAGGCGCTGCAGGACCGCATCCGCCAGCGGGAGATGGCCGAGCAGCACGAACGCATCGGCCGCGCCTCCCTCGTCGACCCCATGACGGGCCTGGGCAACCGCCGCCGCCTGCAGCAGCTCCTCGAACGCCCCGACCAGCGCTTCAGCGCCGTCCTGCTCGACGTCGACCGGTTCCGCTCCGTCAACGACGAGCACGGGCAGGACGCCGGTGACGCCGTCCTGCGGCGGATCGCGGACCTGGTGCAGCGCAACGTCGGCGACGGGGACGTCGTCGTCCGCTACGGCGCCGACGAGTTCGTCGTCCTCGTCCCCGGCGGGTTCGGCGCCGCCGCCACGGCCGAACGGCTGCTCGAGGTCGTCCGCAAGGAACCGTGGCTGGAGATCTCCCTGGGCCTGCGGGTCACCGTCTCGGCGGGGCTGGCCGGCCCGGCGCCGGCCGCGGAGGCCCTCGCGGCGGCCGACCTCGCCGCGAGCGAGGCCAAGCGCCGCGGGCGGGACCGGCTCGTCGTCGCCTGAGCGCCCGTGTCGGTGCCGCGACCTACAGTGGTCCGGTGCCGGGAACTTCGAGCGGGTCCAGCGGGTCGAGCAGGGGTTCCAGCATCGGCGGGGCCAAGAGCTACCGCGACGAGGCCGTGGTCCTGCGCGCCACCAAGCTCGGCGAGGCCGACCGCATCATCACCCTGCTGACGCGCCACCACGGCCGCGTCCGCGCCGTAGCCAAGGGCGTGCGCCGCACCTCCTCCCGCTTCGGCGGGCGGCTCGAACCGTTCACGTGCGTCGACGTCCAGCTGCACCGGGGCCGCTCCCTGGACACCGTCACCCAGGTCGACGTCCTCGACGCCTACGGACAGGCCCTGGCCGCCGACTACGGCCTCTACACCGTCGGGCACGCCCTGGTCGAGACCGCCGAGCGGTTCACCGAGGTCGAGCGGGAGAGCGCCACCCAGCAGTACCTGCTCCTGGTCGGGGCCCTGCGCACCCTGGCGCGCCGCGAGCACGACGCGCCCCTGGTCCTCGACGCGTTCCTGCTGCGCTCCCTCGCGATCGCCGGGTACGCGGCCAGCTTCGCCGACTGCGCCAAGTGCGCCGAGCCCGGACCGCACTCCTCGTTCAACATCGCCGCCGGGGGAGCGGTGTGCCCGGTGTGCCGGCCGCCGGGCTCGGCCGCCCCGGACCCGCAGACCCTCGAACTGCTCGCCGCGCTCCTGACGGGTGACTGGGCGCTCGCCGAGGAGAGCGAGGACCGGTGCCGGACCGAGGGCAGCGGGCTGGTCGCGGCGTTCCTGCAGTGGCACCTCGAACGGGGGATCCGCTCCCTGCAGCACGTCGAACGCGAGCGCAGCCTCCTGCGATGAGTCCTGGGCGCCCCGGGAGTCCACCGGGGGTGCTGAGCGACCTGCTGCAACGCCACGTCGACGCCCGGACGATCGCCGGAGCCGTCGCGCTCGTCGACCGCGACGGCGCCCGGGAGGTCGCGACCGTCGGGGTCGCCGACCTGGCGAGCGGGCGGCCGATGACCCGCGACACCGTCTTCCGGTGGGCCTCGATCACCGGACCCGTCGTCACGGTCGCCGCGCTCACGTTCGTCCAGGACGGTGCGATCGGCCCCGACGAACCCCTGGACCGGTGGCTGCCGGAGCTGGGCCGGCTCCGCGTCCTGCGGACCCCCGGGGCCGACCTGACCGACACGGTGCCCGCCGAGCGGCCCCCGACGCTGCGGGACCTGCTGACCTCGACGTGCGGGTGGGGCTTCCCCTCCGACGCGGGCGGCGCCTGGGTGGCCGCGCTGCACCGGTGGCAGACCGGGCTGGACATCACCGGCCCGCCGCCGCCGCAGGAGTGGCTCGCCGGGCTCGCGACCCTGCCGCTGCGCCACCAGCCCGGGACGACGTACCTGTACAACACCAGCTACGACGTGCTCGGGGTCCTGCTCGCCCGGATCGCCCGCCGGCCGCTGCCCGACGTCGTCCACCAGCGCGTCAGCGTCCCGCTCGGCATGGCCGACACCGGGTTCGCCGTGCGCGACGACCAGCGGGAGAGGTCCAGCGCCGCCTACCGGGCGACACCGCAGGGACTGGAGCTCTTCGACGGCGTGGACGGCCGGTGGAGCTCACCGCCCGCGTTCCCCTCCGGTGCCGGTGGTCTCGTCGGCACCCTCGACGACTGGGCCGCCGTCGCCGGGGAGCTGCACGGCGGTGGGCGCGTGCTGAGCGCCGAGTCGTTGCGGCAGCTGACGACCGACCAGCTGCAGCCTGGTCAGGGCAGGGAGGGGCAGCTGTTCCTCGCCGGGCAGGGCTGGGGTTTCGGCGGCTCCGTCGACCCGGCCACCGGGCGGTACGGGTGGGTCGGGGGAACGGGCACGAGCGCCCACGTCACCCCCGCCACGGGAGGCACCGCGATCCTGCTGACCCAGACGACGGTCGACTCACCCGTGCCGCCGACGTTCCTGCACGACTTCTGGGACGTCGCCTTCTGAGTCAGGCCCGCTGGGGTTCGCGGGCGAGGGACCACTGCCCGCCCGAGCCCTCGAGCACGACGGACGTCGCGTTCGCCATCCGGGGCAGTTCGACGCCGGTGAGCCCCTCGACGGTGGCGCGCAGGAACGTGCCGTGCGCCACGACGACCAGCGGTACGTCACCGTGCTCGGCCCGCAGCCGGCGCAACGCGGCCGCACCCCGCGCCACGACGTCGTCCCAGGGTTCCTGGCCGGGGCGCTCGCCGTTCGGGAACCGCCCGCGCAGCTCCGCGAGCGTGCCGCCCTCGGCCTCGCCGAACTGCCGCTCCACGAGGTCGTCGTGCGGCGGGAGGAGTTCGAGGCCGAGCTCGGCCGCGATGATCTGCGCCGTCTCCCGGGCCCGGGACAACGGTGAGGAGGTGATCGCCGCCCACCCCTGACTCTTCAGCTGCTCGGCCAGCGCCTGCGCCTGCGCGCGGCCCGTGTCGTTGAGGGGGATGTCGGTGCGGCCCTGCAGACGGCCGTCGCGGTTCCAGTCGGTCTCGCCGTGGCGGACCAGCGCCGTGACGGGGGCGGGACCGGGACCAGGGGCGGGGGTGTGGGCAGGCACGTGCCCCATGGTCTCACCTGGCACCCTGGGGACGTGCCAGTCCTGCGCCGAGCCAGCCGCCCCGCCCCGTCCCCGGGACAGCCCCGGGAGGTCGTCGCCCCGCCGCCGCACCCCTCCGGCGCCCGGCCCCCGCAGCTGCCCGCGGACCTCGTCCCGAAGCACGTCGCGATCGTCATGGACGGCAACGGCCGCTGGGCCAACCAGCGGGGCCTGTCGCGCGTCGAGGGCCACAAGATGGGCGAGGCGTCGCTGCTCGACGTCGTCGCCGGTGCCGTCGAGATCGGCGTGACGCACGTGTCGGCGTACGCGTTCTCCACCGAGAACTGGAAGCGCAGCCCCGAGGAGGTCAAGTTCCTCATGGGCTTCAACCGCGACGTCATCCGCCGCCGCCGCGACGTCATGGACTCCTGGGGCGTGCGCGTGCGCTGGGCCGGGCGTCGTCCCCGCCTGTGGCGCAGCGTCGTCAGCGAACTGGAGTCGGCCGAGGAACTGACGAAGGACAACACCGTCTGCACGCTGACCATGTGCGTGAACTACGGCGGACGGGCCGAGATCGCCGACGCCGCACGGGCCCTGGCCCAGGACGTCGCAGCGGGCAGGGTGAACCCCGACCGCGTCGACGAGAAGGTCCTCGCCCGCTACCTCGACGAGCCGGACATGCCCGACGTCGACCTGTTCTGGCGCTCCTCCGGGGAGCAGCGGACGTCGGGTTTCCTGCCGTGGCAGTCGACGTACGCGGAGATGGTGTTCTCCGACGTGCTGTGGCCCGACGTGGACCGCCGGGC from Kineococcus rhizosphaerae includes these protein-coding regions:
- a CDS encoding glucarate dehydratase family protein encodes the protein MPSRITHVEITPVAFRDLPLLNNVGVHEPFALRSVVEVRTEDGVTGLGESYGDAAHLDRLRAAAARLKGVDVFDLHAMAREVVDSLPADTSGGHGMGLQITTSNTADRVFSPFEVAALDVQGRLVGRPVSDLLGGAVREEVAYSAYAFYKWAAHPGGPDDEWGAALDPAGVVAQVRRMVDEFGFTAVKLKGGVFPPEQEVEAIRALRAEFPDLPLRLDPNGAWTVETSVRVAEQLDGVLEYLEDPTPGIEGMAAVSARVDVPLATNMCVVAFGHLPPAIAQDAVQVVLSDHHFWGGLRRSQDLARICEVFGRGLSMHSNSHLGISLAAMTHLAAATPNLDYACDTHWPWKRPEDDVVVPGVLEFAHGAVKVPTTPGLGVDLDRDALARLHEQYERTDIRERDDTGYMRRSAPGFSPRSAHW
- the leuA gene encoding 2-isopropylmalate synthase → MHNPQTSSPMPFHKYVPFHEQITVDLPDRTWPTKRIEKAPRWCAVDLRDGNQALIDPMNAERKLRMFNLLVQMGYKDIEVGFPSASQTDFDFVRTLIENDLIPDDVRIQVLTQAREHLIERTYESLRGAKQAIVHLYNSTSVLQRRVVFGSDEDGIVDLALQGARLCRKFEETTPETTVYYEYSPESYTGTELEFAARICNAVVEVFEPTAERNVIVNLPATVEMTTPNVYADSIEWMSRHLNHREHVILSLHPHNDRGTGVAAAELGYLAGADRIEGCLFGNGERTGNVDLVTLGMNLFSQGIDPQIDFSDIDHVRRTVEHCNQLPVGERVPYGGDLVFTAFSGSHQDAIKKGLEAMERDAAAAGKGVDEIPWAVPYLPIDPKDVGRSYEAVIRVNSQSGKGGVAYLLKAEHQLDLPRRLQIEFSRVIQERTDAEGGEVSAKQIFDVFSDEYLPSTTGTPEWGRFALRGTRSVSVAGGADTLEVDLYDGGETATVQGTGNGPIAAFCSALHERGVDVRVLDYAEHALSAGGDALAAAYVECAVEGRVLWGVGIDHNITTASLKAIVSAVNRALR
- a CDS encoding GGDEF domain-containing protein; the encoded protein is MGTDLEVVGPFGPFDVLAEWSHQLYLDGFGERAILASREALAFVEAAGDERTARYLQFIAGVALHQLGRAAEASEEAGRLLRRLGTGADPVWRAKALALLAESRVDLGMTALAMDHLAEGKLIVSAQRIRTYDHLSATMSVALALNALALFEPADELMVQMLALTFPPARVRLNVAQEAAVLQASWASMLEVAGRAEEARPHYAEALARAARMRQLAVEADYPEMHARAEAIEAFALQRTGDVGLGLARLRPAMAAFRLREELAETQIARIALAMATSDAGDPDAAAELLTAVQRVSSATQLDVWGLTALAVRARNAVVRDGRSEAADALEQLAQVSLARLWEDRHSRFEALQDRIRQREMAEQHERIGRASLVDPMTGLGNRRRLQQLLERPDQRFSAVLLDVDRFRSVNDEHGQDAGDAVLRRIADLVQRNVGDGDVVVRYGADEFVVLVPGGFGAAATAERLLEVVRKEPWLEISLGLRVTVSAGLAGPAPAAEALAAADLAASEAKRRGRDRLVVA
- the recO gene encoding DNA repair protein RecO, whose translation is MGGAKSYRDEAVVLRATKLGEADRIITLLTRHHGRVRAVAKGVRRTSSRFGGRLEPFTCVDVQLHRGRSLDTVTQVDVLDAYGQALAADYGLYTVGHALVETAERFTEVERESATQQYLLLVGALRTLARREHDAPLVLDAFLLRSLAIAGYAASFADCAKCAEPGPHSSFNIAAGGAVCPVCRPPGSAAPDPQTLELLAALLTGDWALAEESEDRCRTEGSGLVAAFLQWHLERGIRSLQHVERERSLLR
- a CDS encoding serine hydrolase domain-containing protein, yielding MSPGRPGSPPGVLSDLLQRHVDARTIAGAVALVDRDGAREVATVGVADLASGRPMTRDTVFRWASITGPVVTVAALTFVQDGAIGPDEPLDRWLPELGRLRVLRTPGADLTDTVPAERPPTLRDLLTSTCGWGFPSDAGGAWVAALHRWQTGLDITGPPPPQEWLAGLATLPLRHQPGTTYLYNTSYDVLGVLLARIARRPLPDVVHQRVSVPLGMADTGFAVRDDQRERSSAAYRATPQGLELFDGVDGRWSSPPAFPSGAGGLVGTLDDWAAVAGELHGGGRVLSAESLRQLTTDQLQPGQGREGQLFLAGQGWGFGGSVDPATGRYGWVGGTGTSAHVTPATGGTAILLTQTTVDSPVPPTFLHDFWDVAF
- a CDS encoding histidine phosphatase family protein — its product is MPAHTPAPGPGPAPVTALVRHGETDWNRDGRLQGRTDIPLNDTGRAQAQALAEQLKSQGWAAITSSPLSRARETAQIIAAELGLELLPPHDDLVERQFGEAEGGTLAELRGRFPNGERPGQEPWDDVVARGAAALRRLRAEHGDVPLVVVAHGTFLRATVEGLTGVELPRMANATSVVLEGSGGQWSLAREPQRA
- a CDS encoding isoprenyl transferase, producing the protein MRRASRPAPSPGQPREVVAPPPHPSGARPPQLPADLVPKHVAIVMDGNGRWANQRGLSRVEGHKMGEASLLDVVAGAVEIGVTHVSAYAFSTENWKRSPEEVKFLMGFNRDVIRRRRDVMDSWGVRVRWAGRRPRLWRSVVSELESAEELTKDNTVCTLTMCVNYGGRAEIADAARALAQDVAAGRVNPDRVDEKVLARYLDEPDMPDVDLFWRSSGEQRTSGFLPWQSTYAEMVFSDVLWPDVDRRALWAAIETYATRNRRYGGAADTPTPGPA